Proteins encoded together in one Lathyrus oleraceus cultivar Zhongwan6 chromosome 5, CAAS_Psat_ZW6_1.0, whole genome shotgun sequence window:
- the LOC127085626 gene encoding RNA polymerase sigma factor sigD, chloroplastic translates to MSLTSLPAFPSLKTYHSIQPTLPSTTPSKFGASLVYSDAPVIVATTEAVALPNTAVDVDVDVDAACGIGKVWPFVETENGVVRGQNIGVDDMRRKRRRKRRKNLGCLVEEENFQNSFLRQKLVVRSVKSEFLSSKEEAELCLCLKEVARIEVSNQRMTEHEGNFSISRRFALENVRESKARLARDYRGLIASIAGGYQGKGLSMEDLMQEGTIGLFRGAEKFDPDRGCKLSTHVYWWIRQAMIKALAKKSRLIRLPGEKYGMIAKIAEAKSVLNRRLSRKPTYEEIAEVLNVNASTVKLVYERSRQPVSLDRAINDQSNLKLTEIIPGPVEMIPEKMVERELVKQGVAKLLSTLDKREEEIVRLYFGLNGETTLSFEEIGKVLKLSRERIRQIHWGALLKLQETSLLDSLKFYVV, encoded by the exons ATGTCTCTAACCTCACTTCCAGCATTTCCATCTCTCAAAACATACCATTCAATTCAACCAACTTTACCTTCTACCACACCTTCAAAGTTTGGTGCAAGTTTGGTTTATAGTGATGCTCCAGTTATTGTTGCAACAACAGAAGCAGTTGCTTTACCCAATACTGCCGTGGATGTGGATGTGGATGTGGATGCAGCTTGTGGAATTGGAAAAGTTTGGCCTTTTGTAGAGACTGAAAATGGGGTTGTTAGAGGACAAAATATAGGAGTTGATGACATGAGGAGGAAGAGAAggagaaaaagaagaaaaaatttGGGATGTCTTGTGGAAGAAGAGAATTTTCAGAATAGTTTCTTAAGGCAGAAGCTGGTTGTTAGGTCTGTTAAATCAGAGTTTTTGAGTTCAAAAGAAGAGGCTGAGCTTTGTTTATGTCTCAAG GAAGTAGCAAGAATTGAAGTTTCTAATCAAAGAATGACAGAACATGAAGGGAATTTTTCTATTTCAAGAAGGTTTGCTCTTGAGAATGTAAGAGAATCAAAAGCAAGATTAGCGCGTGATTATCGGGGGTTAATTGCATCGATCGCGGGTGGTTATCAAGGCAAAGGATTAAGCATGGAAGACCTAATGCAG GAAGGAACCATAGGACTTTTTCGTGGAGCAGAGAAATTCGACCCGGATAGAGGATGTAAGCTGTCTACACATGTTTACTGGTGGATTAGACAAGCTATGATTAAAGCTTTGGCTAAGAAGTCTAGATTAATCAGATTACCG GGAGAAAAGTATGGAATGATTGCAAAAATTGCAGAAGCTAAAAGTGTCTTGAACAGAAGACTGAGTCGGAAGCCGACATACGAAGAAATAGCAGAGGTTCTGAATGTAAATGCTTCAACTGTAAAACTTGTTTATGAAAGAAGCCGACAACCAGTTTCATTAGACAGAGCTATAAATGATCAGAGCAACTTAAAACTTACG GAGATTATACCAGGGCCGGTTGAAATGATTCCGGAGAAAATGGTTGAGAGAGAGCTAGTGAAACAAGGGGTGGCGAAGCTTCTTAGTACACTAGACAAGAGAGAAGAAGAGATTGTAAGGTTATACTTTGGACTAAATGGAGAGACTACTCTGTCTTTTGAGGAGATAGGAAAGGTGTTGAAATTGTCAAGGGAGAGAATCAGACAGATTCATTGGGGTGCATTGTTAAAATTGCAAGAAACTAGTCTTTTAGATAGTCTAAAGTTTTATGTTGTATAG